From a region of the Podospora pseudopauciseta strain CBS 411.78 chromosome 7 map unlocalized CBS411.78m_7, whole genome shotgun sequence genome:
- the CYS4 gene encoding cystathionine beta-synthase (EggNog:ENOG503NV6E; COG:E), translated as MSNQNGANHRGLVSQVPIPIFDKLVAKSDIKMSATELIGNTPLVRLNKIPQSLGIECEVYAKVELFNAGGSVKDRIALRMIEEAEKSGRIKPGDTLIEPTSGNTGIGLALVGAIKGYKTIITLPEKMSAEKVSVLRALGATIIRTPTQAAWDSPESHIGVARRLLKEIPNSHILDQYTNVDNPRAHEFGTAEEIWAQTGGNITAIVAGAGTGGTISGIAKGLRKHNKNIKVIAADPHGSILAVPESLNEEKANLPYKVEGIGYDFIPDVLDRELVDKWYKTDDRESFKLARRLIAEEGLLVGGSSGSAMVAMLKAVKDFGFKKGDVVVVVLPDSIRSYLSKFADDDWLAANDLLPNDDTNVSGGDAASATPHTPSQNDPYGGATVRALRLKPVSSVLADSPCTEAIEMMRDKGFDQLPVLTPTGGKLAGLVTLGNMLSYISKGRVSPKCPVSDVMFNFKRIDEVVTDPREFGSELKNKKRKFVEITMDTPLSALSRFLEWNSAAIVTEKAEDGSKPVAVVTKVDLLTYMVKHK; from the exons ATGTCGAACCAGAACGGTGCCAACCACCGTGGCCTTGTGTCGCAGGTCCCAATTCCCATATTCGACAAGCTGGTGGCCAAGTCAGACATCAAGATGTCTGCGACCGAGCTCATCGGCAACACGCCGCTTGTGCGCCTCAACAAGATCCCCCAGTCCCTCGGCATCGAGTGCGAGGTCTACGCCAAAGTTGAGCTGTTCAACGCCGGCGGCAGTGTCAAGGACAGGATAGCCCTTCGCATGATCGAGGAGGCCGAAAAGAGCGGACGTATCAAGCCTGGCGACACTCTCATTGAGCCTACCAGTGGCAACAC TGGTATTGGTCTCGCTTTGGTTGGCGCTATCAAGGGCTACaagaccatcatcacccttcCCGAGAAGATGTCCGCCGAGAAGGTGTCTGTCCTCCGCGCCCTCGGTGCCACCATCATTCGCACACCCACGCAGGCTGCGTGGGACAGCCCCGAAAGCCACATCGGTGTTGCGCGCCGTCTGCTCAAGGAGATCCCCAACTCCCACATTCTCGACCAGTATACCAACGTCGACAACCCGCGCGCGCACGAGTTCGGCACCGCCGAGGAGATCTGGGCTCAGACTGGCGGTAACATCACGGCTATTGTCGCGGGTGCTGGTACCGGTGGCACCATCAGCGGTATTGCCAAGGGTTTGCGCAAGCACAACAAAAACATCAAGGTCATTGCTGCCGATCCCCATGGCAGTATCCTTGCTGTTCCCGAGTCCCTGaacgaggagaaggccaaccTGCCCTACAAGGTGGAGGGTATTGGCTATGATTTTATTCCCGATGTCTTGGACCGCGAGCTTGTGGACAAGTGGTACAAGACTGATGACCGCGAGTCTTTCAAGCTTGCGCGCCGTCTGATCGCCGAGGAGGGCTTGTTGGTCGGTGGCAGCTCTGGCAGCGCCATGGTGGCCATGCTCAAGGCTGTCAAGGACTTTGGCTTCAAGAAGGGTgacgttgtcgttgtcgtcctCCCTGACAGCATCCGCTCCTACCTCTCCAAGTTCGCCGACGATGACTGGCTTGCGGCCAACGACCTTCTCCCCAATGACGACACCAACGTCAGCGGCGGCGATGCCGCTTCCGCTACTCCCCACACCCCCAGCCAGAACGACCCCTACGGCGGTGCCACCGTCCGCGCCCTTCGCCTCAAGCCCGTCTCTTCGGTCCTTGCTGACAGCCCATGCACCGAGGCCATCGAGATGATGCGTGACAAGGGTTTTGATCAGCTCCCGGTCCTCACTCCTACTGGTGGCAAGCTCGCTGGTCTTGTTACTCTTGGCAACATGCTCAGCTACATCTCCAAGGGCCGCGTCTCGCCCAAGTGCCCCGTCAGCGACGTCATGTTCAACTTCAAGCGCATCGATGAGGTTGTCACTGACCCCCGCGAGTTTGGTTCCGAGCTTAAGAACAAGAAGCGCAAGTTTGTGGAGATCACCATGGACACTCCTTTGTCGGCGCTCAGCAGATTCCTCGAGTGGAACAGCGCGGCTATCGTCAcggagaaggccgaggacgGATCCAAGCCTGTTGCCGTCGTCACCAAGGTGGATCTGTTGACCTACATGGTCAAGCACAAGTAG
- a CDS encoding uncharacterized protein (EggNog:ENOG503P57J) gives MITLVSTGLPLSVIKPSLHKPSNFINKMQFTSKTLLSLAAALSVAAAQSADCVYDVQSAPFHLRLTSDDARLNDTLLVSVHAGPPFRQLVSEALLEEKYPGNNLSDISINFYYNTTSTNDPNLNCLPGKLHWAPEQSWPSVFGLESSLASNVLPVIVSPTQEEGSGPQFDEEGKLFQRARSFSPVITDENTWSGANYYKWFVCATVYGNYNYGDALTWVSGGLPDGKDCRAVNVTREWA, from the coding sequence ATGATCACGCTGGTGAGTACTGGTTTGCCTCTGTCAGTCATCAAACCATCCCTCCACAAACCCTCGAATTTCATCAACAAAATGCAGTTTACCTCCAAGACACTTCTCTCGCTTGCAGCGGCCCTCTCTGTTGCCGCTGCACAGTCCGCCGACTGCGTCTATGATGTGCAATCGGCCCCCTTCCATCTCCGACTCACTAGTGACGACGCAAGACTGAATGACACTCTCCTAGTCTCAGTCCATGCCGGCCCCCCTTTCCGACAACTCGTTTCTGAAGccttgttggaggagaagtaCCCGGGGAACAACCTGTCGGACATTTCTATCAACTTCTactacaacaccacctccaccaacgACCCGAACCTCAACTGCCTCCCGGGGAAACTCCACTGGGCGCCTGAGCAGAGCTGGCCTTCCGTGTTCGGCCTCGAGTCTTCACTTGCAAGCAATGTCCTGCCGGTCATCGTGAGCCCGACGCAGGAAGAGGGGTCTGGCCCTCAGTTTGACGAGGAAGGCAAGCTGTTCCAGCGAGCTAGGTCCTTCAGCCCCGTCATCACGGATGAGAATACCTGGAGCGGTGCCAACTACTACAAGTGGTTCGTTTGTGCGACGGTTTATGGCAATTACAACTATGGTGATGCTCTGACCTGGGTATCGGGCGGTCTGCCGGATGGGAAGGACTGCAGGGCTGTCAACGTGACGCGGGAGTGGGCTTGA